A single window of uncultured Methanospirillum sp. DNA harbors:
- a CDS encoding serine hydrolase domain-containing protein: MNGQMYVIILSILLLISHSTALPSPDVWKTSVVGQFSSLSKSEVDSFINPFITYNMSRGIVVVLVDRDGYTWYSYGGPDTRTGKILDNTTLFDIGSVSKTMTGLLMADSEMNGGYNFSAPVNSWLGDEYALPGEEGVEITGIDLVTHRSGLPRTPEKFSAVNPADSEADQIEDSMQYFQTMTTDDTYREIANSSLLAPPGYQYLYSNLGGAIAGDVVSRAENISYSRLLAEKITEPLGMTSTGASWSSDDLDRRATGYRAYAYPTDEARLIRFNEFWTSSGGIHSDADDMAVFLAAELGLIDTPLSSAIAKTHTPLAVASTGPPLLEQGIFLDILHNRDGTIILKKAGETNAHQADIAWNPDMKVGVVILSDTANIGGIHVEETAIALLERMQVKKVNQKNEQ; the protein is encoded by the coding sequence ATGAATGGTCAGATGTATGTTATTATTCTCAGTATCCTTCTTCTGATCTCTCATTCAACTGCTCTTCCCTCTCCTGATGTATGGAAGACCTCTGTTGTCGGACAGTTCTCCAGCCTCTCTAAAAGCGAGGTTGATTCATTCATCAATCCTTTCATAACCTACAACATGAGCAGAGGTATTGTGGTGGTCCTTGTGGACCGGGATGGATATACCTGGTACTCATACGGAGGGCCAGATACAAGAACTGGAAAAATACTTGATAATACCACACTCTTTGATATTGGCTCGGTATCCAAAACGATGACCGGACTTCTTATGGCAGATTCGGAGATGAATGGTGGGTACAATTTCTCTGCTCCTGTGAATTCATGGCTCGGTGATGAGTATGCACTTCCCGGGGAGGAAGGAGTAGAGATTACCGGAATCGATCTTGTCACTCATCGTTCAGGTCTTCCAAGGACACCTGAAAAGTTTTCAGCGGTAAACCCGGCTGATTCAGAGGCTGATCAGATCGAAGACTCAATGCAGTATTTCCAGACGATGACAACTGATGATACGTACCGGGAGATTGCAAACAGTTCTCTTCTCGCCCCACCAGGATACCAGTATCTCTATTCAAACCTTGGTGGTGCAATAGCAGGGGATGTAGTCTCACGGGCTGAGAATATTTCATACTCCCGGTTACTGGCAGAAAAAATTACAGAACCACTAGGGATGACAAGTACCGGAGCATCATGGTCGTCTGATGATCTCGACCGACGTGCAACCGGATACAGGGCCTATGCATACCCGACAGATGAGGCACGTCTCATCAGATTCAACGAATTCTGGACTTCTTCCGGAGGAATTCATTCTGATGCAGATGATATGGCGGTGTTCCTGGCAGCAGAACTTGGACTGATCGATACACCTCTGTCAAGTGCCATTGCAAAAACCCATACTCCCCTGGCAGTTGCTTCAACCGGTCCTCCACTTCTTGAGCAGGGGATCTTCCTGGATATCCTGCATAACCGGGACGGAACGATCATCCTGAAAAAAGCAGGAGAGACAAACGCTCATCAGGCTGATATTGCATGGAATCCGGATATGAAGGTCGGTGTGGTTATCCTGTCAGATACCGCAAACATAGGAGGAATTCATGTTGAAGAAACTGCCATCGCCCTGCTTGAGAGGATGCAGGTTAAGAAGGTAAACCAGAAGAATGAGCAATAG
- a CDS encoding PAS domain-containing protein — protein MVEKHTAVIGSQDTASLQKIIDSIPSATLIIDPKGVFVDCNKATLQIFNASSRADIVGKPPAILSPPKQRNGKDSDAECVRLLQKAHETGSVTFYYDHLTLKGKLFPAKVSLSEIEYEGNQCLMCTITDMTGQVRVEENETLISQNPYAMITLNPDMTIADVNPAFSQISGYKKEDWIGKGLSDFKIIKRDGPTVQDALRTKYTVSGKIIVDFPNGIKNMQYSYVPVFDADGEVILIYDIFADLTELVQKVNESNSLISENPASIVSMDTSGNILSVNPAFQDLSRVSKEKLLVMNLQEFNILERDGQSLKEIIISKKPSKGRLVVDFGWAVKTLDFTYIPILDANGIVASMVAMYLDVSDQVAYEDEIAKFIHENPHAIVTMTPDLKITDVNPAFSKIMGYKYEEITNMRLSDLKVLERNGGTVKDSLQSKNPVSGAVIADTPAGIRHLAYVYVPILDKKGEVIKFLEIFSDLTEQRNLIAYYESILDAVPLPIHVTDNDMKWTYMNKPFEKILMNNRVIQDRKSAYGLPCYTANANICKTNECGIHKLRTTGKNETFFEWMGASNKQTTAPVVNASGETVGYVETVQDLTEQIRLIEFLQKEVARLSENIVKLSNGNFDLNLKMTASDQYSEKAEVMFEEINTSISTLITALHNLIQDSDDLAYDATNGNLKARANIERHKGEFKKIVEGFNRTLESVIQPIDESLRVCENYASYDFTARFSSSLEVKGDWIQFKNALNHIGVSVCDVIHMITQNVNDLATSAEEAHVSVEEVVTGAQQIATSAGKVSQNADQGEDGISQVLKAMEDLNVTVSAVSQKAESVSIASDEANNLAKEGISLAHESEKAMEDITTSAREVDTIVTGINTQMDEIGKIVRLISDIANQTNLLALNAAIEAARAGEAGRGFAVVAAEVKSLAQDSRKSAENIEDMIAALQTKAQLATEAMGKSTRAVQDGSSALEQTLGAFNKIAHTIEDINRNTVEVASASEEQAASVEEVTASIQEVSNLVQNTSHEAGDAAAATQEASASIDEVGRIMNGVVGIVENISREIVKFKVA, from the coding sequence ATGGTTGAAAAACATACTGCCGTTATCGGCTCTCAGGATACTGCATCGCTTCAGAAGATCATCGATTCAATACCATCGGCAACGTTGATTATTGATCCAAAAGGGGTATTCGTTGACTGCAACAAGGCAACACTCCAGATTTTTAACGCTTCCAGTCGAGCGGATATTGTTGGAAAACCACCTGCCATTCTTTCTCCGCCAAAGCAGAGGAATGGCAAGGATTCCGATGCCGAATGTGTCAGACTTCTCCAAAAAGCCCATGAAACTGGATCGGTCACGTTCTATTATGATCACCTGACTCTGAAAGGGAAGTTGTTTCCTGCCAAAGTATCTCTCAGTGAGATCGAGTACGAAGGCAACCAATGTCTGATGTGCACTATTACTGATATGACCGGGCAGGTCAGAGTCGAAGAGAATGAAACTCTTATTTCGCAGAATCCATACGCAATGATAACTCTGAATCCTGATATGACTATAGCGGATGTAAATCCTGCATTTTCACAGATATCTGGATATAAAAAAGAGGACTGGATAGGAAAAGGTCTGAGTGATTTTAAGATCATAAAGCGGGATGGACCGACAGTGCAGGATGCACTTCGGACTAAATATACAGTTTCCGGAAAGATCATCGTTGACTTTCCAAATGGGATCAAAAATATGCAATATTCATATGTCCCGGTCTTTGATGCTGATGGTGAAGTTATTCTGATTTATGATATCTTTGCTGATCTCACCGAGCTCGTCCAGAAGGTCAACGAATCGAATTCATTGATCTCTGAAAACCCAGCTTCCATCGTGAGTATGGATACATCCGGTAATATTCTCTCTGTCAATCCAGCTTTTCAGGATTTATCCCGGGTTTCAAAAGAGAAACTCCTCGTTATGAATCTGCAGGAGTTCAATATACTGGAGAGGGATGGACAATCTCTAAAAGAAATAATCATATCAAAAAAGCCTTCAAAAGGGAGGTTGGTTGTTGATTTTGGCTGGGCGGTTAAGACGCTTGATTTCACATATATCCCGATACTGGATGCGAATGGTATTGTAGCCAGCATGGTTGCGATGTACCTTGATGTCTCGGATCAGGTTGCATACGAAGATGAGATTGCGAAATTTATTCACGAGAATCCTCATGCAATCGTTACTATGACACCTGATCTGAAGATCACTGACGTTAATCCCGCGTTTTCAAAAATTATGGGGTATAAGTATGAAGAAATTACAAATATGAGACTGAGTGATCTCAAGGTTCTTGAGCGTAATGGCGGAACGGTAAAGGACAGTCTCCAGAGTAAAAATCCTGTTTCTGGAGCAGTTATCGCCGATACCCCGGCAGGAATCCGTCACCTAGCGTATGTCTATGTACCAATCCTAGATAAAAAAGGCGAAGTGATCAAGTTCCTTGAAATATTCTCCGACCTGACTGAACAGAGGAACCTGATCGCATACTATGAATCGATCCTTGATGCTGTGCCTCTTCCGATTCATGTCACCGATAATGACATGAAATGGACGTACATGAATAAACCTTTTGAGAAGATTCTCATGAATAACCGGGTTATTCAGGATCGTAAATCTGCATACGGGTTGCCATGTTACACAGCTAATGCCAATATCTGCAAGACGAATGAATGCGGTATCCATAAACTCAGAACAACCGGAAAGAATGAGACCTTCTTTGAATGGATGGGTGCTTCGAATAAACAGACCACTGCACCGGTTGTTAATGCCAGCGGAGAAACTGTCGGGTATGTTGAGACTGTACAGGATCTGACCGAACAGATAAGGCTGATTGAGTTTTTACAGAAAGAGGTGGCTCGTCTTTCAGAAAATATTGTGAAGTTAAGCAACGGCAATTTTGATCTGAATCTGAAGATGACGGCTTCAGATCAGTATTCAGAGAAAGCAGAAGTGATGTTTGAGGAGATTAACACAAGCATATCAACCCTTATTACCGCTCTGCATAATCTGATACAGGATTCAGATGACCTGGCATATGATGCAACAAACGGGAATCTGAAGGCACGTGCAAATATTGAAAGGCACAAAGGAGAGTTCAAAAAGATCGTGGAAGGTTTTAACCGGACTCTTGAAAGTGTCATTCAGCCGATAGACGAATCGCTCCGGGTTTGTGAGAACTACGCCTCGTATGACTTCACGGCCCGGTTCTCTTCTTCCCTTGAGGTCAAAGGAGACTGGATTCAGTTTAAGAACGCATTGAACCATATTGGAGTGAGTGTCTGTGATGTGATACACATGATCACTCAAAATGTCAATGATCTTGCAACCAGTGCTGAAGAGGCCCATGTCAGCGTTGAAGAAGTGGTTACCGGAGCACAGCAGATTGCAACTAGTGCCGGAAAGGTCAGTCAGAATGCTGATCAGGGAGAAGACGGTATTTCACAGGTACTCAAAGCGATGGAGGACCTCAATGTAACGGTCAGTGCTGTGTCGCAGAAGGCAGAGTCAGTCTCCATTGCCTCTGATGAAGCAAATAATCTGGCTAAAGAGGGTATCAGTCTTGCACATGAATCAGAAAAAGCGATGGAAGATATCACCACCTCTGCCAGGGAGGTTGATACCATAGTAACCGGTATTAACACACAGATGGATGAGATCGGAAAGATCGTCCGGCTGATATCAGACATTGCCAACCAGACCAACCTGCTTGCTCTCAATGCAGCAATTGAGGCAGCCCGGGCAGGAGAAGCAGGGAGAGGATTTGCCGTTGTTGCAGCCGAGGTAAAATCTCTTGCCCAGGACTCACGAAAGTCAGCAGAAAATATTGAGGATATGATTGCAGCACTTCAGACAAAGGCTCAACTGGCAACCGAGGCGATGGGTAAGTCCACAAGAGCAGTGCAGGATGGCAGTTCAGCACTTGAACAGACACTCGGAGCTTTCAATAAGATTGCACACACTATTGAAGATATTAACCGTAATACAGTAGAGGTTGCATCTGCATCTGAAGAACAGGCTGCATCGGTTGAAGAAGTGACTGCCAGTATCCAGGAGGTTTCAAATCTTGTGCAGAACACCTCGCATGAAGCAGGTGATGCTGCTGCGGCAACACAAGAGGCAAGTGCTTCAATCGATGAGGTGGGACGGATTATGAATGGTGTAGTCGGTATTGTGGAGAATATCTCCCGTGAGATTGTCAAGTTCAAGGTAGCATAA
- a CDS encoding chemotaxis protein CheW: MSETEGLSKNSRKAISETEEEIQIVEFLLGNDKFAINLFDVKEIVEYTRITPLPGSGQYIKGIIDLRGEITTIIDLKAKMSITSSTATLEQSRIIVIDSSVTKGKTGILVDDVTTVLSIRESQIDKKINEGTDSQYILGIIKHNVGDRESEKTELVIWIDVPGLLRDMGQ, translated from the coding sequence ATGAGTGAAACTGAAGGTCTCTCGAAGAATTCCAGGAAAGCGATATCAGAGACGGAAGAAGAGATTCAGATCGTTGAATTTCTTCTGGGCAATGACAAATTCGCTATCAACCTCTTTGATGTGAAAGAGATCGTGGAATATACCAGGATCACACCACTTCCCGGGAGTGGTCAGTATATTAAGGGGATTATCGATCTGAGGGGGGAGATCACCACTATCATCGATCTCAAAGCTAAGATGAGTATTACATCCTCAACTGCCACCCTTGAACAGTCAAGAATAATTGTCATTGACAGTTCGGTGACTAAAGGAAAGACTGGAATTTTAGTTGACGACGTAACAACAGTCCTCTCGATTCGCGAATCCCAGATAGACAAGAAGATCAATGAGGGAACAGATTCGCAATATATTCTCGGAATTATCAAGCATAATGTTGGAGATCGTGAATCAGAAAAGACCGAACTTGTTATCTGGATAGATGTTCCCGGGCTATTGCGGGATATGGGTCAGTAA
- a CDS encoding winged helix-turn-helix domain-containing protein, translating to MRRLTVINAQSMVNLLQNEIHRNDESRYDHRLHGVLLVALGYSCSESAKMLGHTVTTIENWVNRFNKGGFNSLRDEIHTGRPPSLSEPQLNDIRKDIAQDPKNLGYDQNLWDGKLLSHHILLQYGITLSVRQCQRLFHKMEFRQRKPRPISSKVDKKKQECFKKTTSEDSKREI from the coding sequence ATGCGTAGGTTAACCGTAATTAATGCCCAATCAATGGTAAATTTGCTTCAAAATGAAATTCATAGAAATGACGAGTCAAGATATGATCACCGTTTGCACGGAGTATTACTCGTTGCTTTGGGGTACTCTTGCTCTGAATCAGCCAAAATGTTAGGCCATACTGTCACTACGATAGAAAACTGGGTAAATCGCTTCAATAAAGGGGGATTCAATTCATTAAGGGATGAAATCCATACTGGACGTCCCCCTTCTCTCTCTGAACCTCAATTGAATGATATTCGTAAAGATATTGCTCAGGATCCTAAAAATTTAGGGTATGATCAAAATCTCTGGGATGGAAAACTTCTAAGTCATCACATATTACTCCAATATGGTATCACTTTAAGCGTAAGACAATGTCAAAGACTCTTTCATAAAATGGAATTTAGACAGAGAAAACCACGACCTATCAGTTCTAAAGTTGATAAAAAGAAACAAGAATGTTTTAAAAAAACTACGTCAGAAGATTCAAAGCGGGAAATATGA
- the istB gene encoding IS21-like element helper ATPase IstB, with protein MTPELEDLCKQLHIAGVYQFIQEQCGSDPDTISILTNACQFELKIRMTNRQIRTLKLAGFPTQKRFDELSVEALPDDGRRILQDLKLLNFIQETKNVVFIGNSGTGKTHMAIATGVCACENNYKVIFKTAAGLVNELLEAKRAGRFTLLMRQFKKIDILILDELGYITFDLEGAELLFQILAARYEILSTVITTNLPFSEWIKVFHDKTLTAALLDRITHRAIVVNMNGSSYRRRSSKS; from the coding sequence ATGACGCCGGAACTAGAAGATCTGTGTAAACAACTCCATATTGCCGGTGTTTACCAATTTATCCAGGAGCAGTGTGGTTCTGATCCGGATACAATTTCTATTCTGACAAACGCTTGTCAATTCGAACTGAAAATCAGGATGACAAACCGTCAGATACGAACACTAAAACTGGCAGGATTTCCTACTCAAAAGAGATTTGATGAGTTGTCAGTAGAGGCATTACCTGATGATGGGAGAAGGATTCTGCAGGATCTAAAACTACTCAACTTTATTCAGGAAACGAAAAATGTTGTGTTTATTGGTAATTCTGGGACCGGAAAGACTCACATGGCTATTGCAACAGGAGTTTGTGCATGTGAGAATAACTACAAAGTAATTTTTAAAACGGCAGCGGGGTTGGTGAATGAATTGCTTGAAGCAAAACGAGCAGGGAGATTCACCCTCTTGATGAGGCAGTTTAAGAAGATTGATATTCTTATCCTGGATGAACTCGGCTACATAACCTTTGATTTGGAGGGAGCTGAGTTGTTGTTTCAGATCCTTGCTGCAAGATATGAGATACTTAGTACGGTGATTACAACGAATTTACCGTTTTCTGAATGGATAAAAGTGTTCCATGATAAAACTCTGACCGCTGCTCTGCTTGACCGGATCACCCATCGAGCAATTGTTGTCAATATGAATGGTTCGAGTTATAGAAGAAGGTCCAGCAAATCCTAA
- the istA gene encoding IS21 family transposase: protein MAEIQQIVASYNRCGSYSQVAREFHISRNTVKKYVLRVNEVRSGLRDEILPSNRKIIQPPRVVTDEILLHIHTLLEQNLTRPRKQRMNARQIFDQVTQTGYSISYATVKRLISSWNKSHSSREVYILQEPEPGYRAEFDWCEVSLQIKGVWTKVSMAVMVLTYSLFRFARLYYHETQQEVIDAHIQFFTEIQSVPRYIYYDNLRAVYDYSRKKFQDTYLQFASHYGYSYEVCNPASPHEKGTDEESVSYIRRNAFGERTSFESIQEAQEWLIASLEQINSKNVYRRDKTPIEALKDEQKSMFSLPSLDYSNVLTKLARISKYSFVTFDRNYYSVPDTYRQKHILLKISQEQIDLLSGSELITSHQRLYVKGQYSLNICHFLKTFERKPGSLQHSKVIQQAPPALQNLFESHYKEKPLEFIQILNLTAICTVPQLVSAIEKLQKNHILPGYDTIRMILNNTPSPVTESLERFDMIDVQEPDLTVYDQVMECTA, encoded by the coding sequence ATGGCAGAGATCCAACAAATCGTTGCATCTTACAATAGATGCGGCTCATATAGCCAGGTTGCACGAGAGTTCCACATCTCTCGTAACACGGTCAAGAAGTATGTTCTCCGGGTAAATGAGGTTAGATCCGGACTTAGGGATGAGATCCTTCCTTCAAATCGTAAAATAATTCAACCTCCTCGGGTTGTGACAGATGAAATCCTGCTCCACATCCACACTCTCCTCGAACAAAACCTGACCCGTCCTAGAAAACAGAGGATGAATGCACGGCAGATCTTTGATCAGGTTACTCAAACCGGTTACTCGATCAGTTATGCTACCGTCAAACGACTCATATCCTCATGGAATAAATCCCATTCTTCACGAGAAGTGTATATTCTCCAGGAGCCAGAACCCGGTTATCGAGCAGAGTTTGACTGGTGTGAAGTCAGTCTTCAAATCAAAGGAGTCTGGACGAAAGTATCCATGGCAGTCATGGTCCTGACCTACTCGTTATTCCGATTCGCCCGACTGTATTACCATGAAACCCAGCAAGAAGTTATCGATGCCCATATTCAGTTCTTTACCGAGATTCAGTCTGTTCCGCGGTACATCTATTATGACAATCTTAGAGCAGTCTATGACTATTCAAGGAAAAAGTTCCAGGATACATACCTTCAATTTGCATCTCATTACGGCTATTCCTATGAAGTATGTAATCCGGCTTCTCCGCATGAAAAGGGAACAGATGAAGAGAGCGTCAGTTATATCAGAAGGAATGCATTCGGAGAACGGACATCATTTGAGTCAATCCAAGAAGCTCAGGAGTGGCTCATTGCATCTCTTGAGCAAATAAATAGTAAAAACGTATATCGAAGGGACAAGACTCCCATTGAGGCTTTGAAGGATGAACAGAAATCTATGTTTTCGCTTCCATCTCTTGATTATTCGAACGTACTAACTAAATTAGCCCGAATTTCAAAGTATTCATTTGTAACCTTTGACCGTAATTATTACTCAGTTCCTGATACCTATCGTCAAAAACACATTCTGCTCAAAATCTCTCAGGAACAGATAGATCTCCTATCTGGCTCTGAATTGATCACATCACACCAGAGATTGTATGTGAAAGGGCAGTACTCTCTCAATATTTGCCATTTCCTGAAAACATTTGAAAGAAAACCGGGATCCCTTCAACATTCAAAAGTTATTCAACAGGCTCCTCCTGCTCTTCAAAATCTTTTTGAATCGCATTACAAGGAAAAGCCGTTGGAATTCATTCAGATACTTAACCTGACTGCCATATGTACCGTACCTCAATTGGTTTCTGCAATTGAAAAACTACAGAAAAACCATATTCTACCGGGATATGATACAATTCGAATGATTTTAAATAATACTCCTTCTCCGGTCACTGAGTCATTAGAAAGATTTGATATGATCGATGTACAGGAGCCGGATCTCACTGTATATGATCAGGTGATGGAGTGTACAGCATGA
- a CDS encoding IS630 family transposase, translated as MSVNTRCRMWIPKEIKNPTVKQEPTRHKISVFGTVNNNDGRFVYSINPVFNAQTFLEHLKQVIQFRAKKKKILLIIDNARYHHAILLKPWLEENKRKIELFFLPPYSPELNPVELVWKETRYSETHNRYFPSLQSLSGSITGVFEKWSMPNDSLRSLCKINYVV; from the coding sequence ATGAGCGTTAACACGAGATGCAGGATGTGGATTCCTAAAGAGATCAAAAATCCCACTGTAAAACAAGAACCGACCCGACATAAAATAAGCGTTTTCGGAACTGTCAATAATAACGATGGAAGATTTGTGTATAGCATCAATCCGGTTTTTAATGCCCAAACTTTTCTTGAACACTTAAAGCAAGTAATTCAATTTCGGGCCAAGAAAAAGAAAATTTTACTCATTATCGATAACGCAAGATACCATCATGCGATATTACTGAAACCCTGGCTTGAAGAAAATAAACGGAAAATAGAACTCTTCTTTTTACCACCATACAGTCCGGAGTTGAATCCCGTAGAATTAGTTTGGAAGGAAACTCGGTATTCTGAAACACATAATCGCTATTTTCCATCCCTACAATCACTGTCAGGATCCATTACTGGGGTATTTGAAAAATGGAGTATGCCTAATGACTCATTAAGATCATTATGCAAAATTAATTATGTCGTTTAG